The following are from one region of the Numenius arquata chromosome 23, bNumArq3.hap1.1, whole genome shotgun sequence genome:
- the ADAM11 gene encoding disintegrin and metalloproteinase domain-containing protein 11 isoform X1: MSPLRGWLLAALLSLAPRAGPAAQAGSLQRRLPRAGWQDGRVVSQITHPSRLMGQSAGGEVQKHQLDTRVRNEPGGGGGRGGGGLTAPSLLQGLHLARVSFVVHAFGSAFTLDLRLNHHLLASHYVEQHLGAGGNGSHSTGAGEHCYYQGWVRGQPRSFAALSSCQGLHGVFSDGRATYLIEPQAGAEHGQGLQPHIVQRVPSCARPGCLFPALNQRLAGGLPKLRRRRQVRRAQHTVHSETKYIELAVVNDHQLFLQFRKSVVLTSNFAKSVVNLADMIYKEQLNTRIVLVAMETWASEDRIRMGEDSLETLNEFVKYRHEGPAEQSDTVHLFSGRTFQSSRSGTAFVGGICSPARAGGVNEYGNVAAMAVTLAQTLGQNLGMMWNKHRAAAGDCRCPDSWLGCIMEDTGYYLPRKFSRCSIDEYNQFLQDGGGSCLFNKPLKLLDPPECGNGFVEAGEECDCGSLAECAKSGGNCCKKCTLTHDAMCSDGLCCKGCKYEPRGVSCREAVNECDIPESCTGDSSQCPPNLHKLDGYFCENEQGRCYGGRCKTRDRQCNALWGRASAERFCYEKLNVEGTERGNCGREGLGWLQCNKQDVLCGFLLCANISGAPRLGELSGEIAATTFFHQNRYVDCRGGHVQLVDGSDLSYVEDGTPCGPGMLCLDRKCLPATAFNFSSCPGSWDGKICFDHGVCSNEGKCICRAEWTGKDCSVYDPIPEPKPTGETERYKGPSGTNIIIGSIAGAVLVAAIVLGGTGWGFKNIRRGRYDPAQQGV, from the exons ATGAGCCCGCTGCGGGGCTGGCTACTGGCCGCGCTGCTCTCGCTCGCCCCGCGGGCAG GTCCCGCCGCGCAGGCCGGCTCGCTGCAgcggcggctgccccgggccggaTGGCAGGACGGGCGGGTGGTTTCCCAAATCACCCACCCCAGCAGGTTGATGGGGCAGAGTGCGGGAGGAGAAGTCCAAAAGCATCAGCTGGACACCAGGGTCAGGAatgagccaggaggaggaggaggcc ggggggggggggggctgacgGCTCCGTCTCTCTTGCAGGGGCTGCATTTGGCCCGGGTGAGCTTCGTGGTGCACGCCTTCGGCTCGGCCTTCACCCTCGACCTCCGCCTGAACCA CCACCTCCTCGCCTCCCACTACGTGGAGCAGCACCTCGGCGCGGGCGGCAACGGCAGCCACAGCACG GGCGCAGGGGAGCACTGCTACTACCAGGGCTGGGTCCGGGGGCAGCCCCGCTCCTTCGCCGCACTCTCCAGCTGCCAGGGCCTGCA TGGGGTCTTCTCGGACGGCCGAGCCACCTACCTGATCGAGCCCCAGGCGGGCGCCGAGCACGGGCAG GGCCTTCAACCACACATCGTCCAGCGTGTCCCCAGCTGCGCCCGACCGG gctgcctCTTCCCTGCACTGAACCAGCGCCTCGCGGGCGGGTTACCAaagctgcggcggcggcggcag GTCCGCCGAGCCCAGCACACGGTTCACAGCGAGACCAAGTACATCGAGCTGGCGGTGGTGAACGACCACCAGCTG TTCCTGCAGTTCCGCAAGTCCGTGGTTCTCACCAGCAACTTCGCCAAGTCCGTGGTCAACCTGGCTGACATG ATCTACAAGGAGCAGCTCAACACCCGCATCGTGCTGGTGGCCATGGAGACGTGGGCCTCGGAGGACCGGATCCGGATGGGGGAGGACTCCCTGGAGACCCTGAACGAGTTCGTGAAGTACCGGCACGAGGGCCCGGCGGAGCAGAGCGACACCGTCCACCTCTTCTC GGGTCGGACCTTCCAGAGCAGCCGCAGCGGCACCGCCTTCGTGGGGGGCATCTGCTCGCCCGCCCGCGCCGGGGGTGTCAACGAG TACGGCAACGTGGCGGCCATGGCGGTGACGCTGGCGCAGACGCTGGGGCAGAACCTGGGCATGATGTGGAACAAGCACCGCGCGGCGGCAG gggACTGCCGGTGCCCGGACTCCTGGCTGGGCTGCATCATGGAGGACACAGG GTACTACCTCCCACGGAAGTTCTCCCGCTGCAGCATCGACGAGTACAACCAGTTCCTGCAGGACGGCGGTGGCAGCTGCCTCTTCAACAAACCCCTGAAG CTCCTGGACCCTCCGGAGTGCGGCAACGGCTTCgtggaggcaggagaggaatGTGACTGCGGCTCACTGGCG GAGTGCGCGAAGAGCGGGGGCAACTGCTGCAAGAAGTGCACGCTGACCCACGACGCCATGTGCAGCGACGGGCTCTGCTGCAAGGGCTGCAAG TACGAGCCACGCGGTGTGTCCTGCCGGGAGGCCGTGAACGAGTGCGACATCCCCGAGAGCTGCACCGGGGACTCCAGCCAG TGCCCCCCCAACCTCCACAAGCTGGACGGCTACTTCTGTGAAAACGAGCAG GGACGATGCTACGGCGGGCGCTGCAAAACCAGAGACCGGCAGTGCAACGCGCTGTGGGGCCGCG CCTCGGCCGAGCGTTTCTGCTACGAGAAGCTGAACGTGGAGGGGACCGAGAGGGGCAACTGCGGGCGCGAGGGCCTGGGCTGGCTGCAGTGCAACAAGCA GGACGTCCTCTGCGGCTTCCTCCTCTGCGCCAACATCTCGGGGGCGCCCCGGCTGGGCGAGCTCAGCGGGGAGATCGCCGCCACCACCTTCTTCCACCAGAACCGCTACGTGGACTGCAG GGGAGGCCACGTGCAGCTGGTGGACGGCTCGGACCTGAGCTACGTGGAGGACGGGACGCCCTGCGGGCCCGGCATGCTGTGTCTCGACCGCAAATGCCTTCCAGCCACCGCCTTTAACTTCAGCTCCTGCCCCGGCAGCTGGGACGGGAAGATCTGCTTCGACCACGGG GTTTGCAGCAATGAGGGGAAGTGCATCTGCCGGGCGGAGTGGACGGGGAAGGACTGCAGCGTCTACGACCCCATCCCTGAGCCGAAGCCGACGGGGGAGACGGAGCGATACAAGG GTCCCAGTGGCACCAATATCATTATCGGCTCCATTGCGGGGGCCGTGCTGGTGGCCGCCATCGTCCTaggggggacaggctggggatTTAA GAACATCCGCCGAGGAAGGTACGACCCGGCGCAACAGGGAGTGTAA
- the ADAM11 gene encoding disintegrin and metalloproteinase domain-containing protein 11 isoform X2: protein MSPLRGWLLAALLSLAPRAGPAAQAGSLQRRLPRAGWQDGRVVSQITHPSRLMGQSAGGEVQKHQLDTRVRNEPGGGGGPGLHLARVSFVVHAFGSAFTLDLRLNHHLLASHYVEQHLGAGGNGSHSTGAGEHCYYQGWVRGQPRSFAALSSCQGLHGVFSDGRATYLIEPQAGAEHGQGLQPHIVQRVPSCARPGCLFPALNQRLAGGLPKLRRRRQVRRAQHTVHSETKYIELAVVNDHQLFLQFRKSVVLTSNFAKSVVNLADMIYKEQLNTRIVLVAMETWASEDRIRMGEDSLETLNEFVKYRHEGPAEQSDTVHLFSGRTFQSSRSGTAFVGGICSPARAGGVNEYGNVAAMAVTLAQTLGQNLGMMWNKHRAAAGDCRCPDSWLGCIMEDTGYYLPRKFSRCSIDEYNQFLQDGGGSCLFNKPLKLLDPPECGNGFVEAGEECDCGSLAECAKSGGNCCKKCTLTHDAMCSDGLCCKGCKYEPRGVSCREAVNECDIPESCTGDSSQCPPNLHKLDGYFCENEQGRCYGGRCKTRDRQCNALWGRASAERFCYEKLNVEGTERGNCGREGLGWLQCNKQDVLCGFLLCANISGAPRLGELSGEIAATTFFHQNRYVDCRGGHVQLVDGSDLSYVEDGTPCGPGMLCLDRKCLPATAFNFSSCPGSWDGKICFDHGVCSNEGKCICRAEWTGKDCSVYDPIPEPKPTGETERYKGPSGTNIIIGSIAGAVLVAAIVLGGTGWGFKNIRRGRYDPAQQGV from the exons ATGAGCCCGCTGCGGGGCTGGCTACTGGCCGCGCTGCTCTCGCTCGCCCCGCGGGCAG GTCCCGCCGCGCAGGCCGGCTCGCTGCAgcggcggctgccccgggccggaTGGCAGGACGGGCGGGTGGTTTCCCAAATCACCCACCCCAGCAGGTTGATGGGGCAGAGTGCGGGAGGAGAAGTCCAAAAGCATCAGCTGGACACCAGGGTCAGGAatgagccaggaggaggaggaggccct GGGCTGCATTTGGCCCGGGTGAGCTTCGTGGTGCACGCCTTCGGCTCGGCCTTCACCCTCGACCTCCGCCTGAACCA CCACCTCCTCGCCTCCCACTACGTGGAGCAGCACCTCGGCGCGGGCGGCAACGGCAGCCACAGCACG GGCGCAGGGGAGCACTGCTACTACCAGGGCTGGGTCCGGGGGCAGCCCCGCTCCTTCGCCGCACTCTCCAGCTGCCAGGGCCTGCA TGGGGTCTTCTCGGACGGCCGAGCCACCTACCTGATCGAGCCCCAGGCGGGCGCCGAGCACGGGCAG GGCCTTCAACCACACATCGTCCAGCGTGTCCCCAGCTGCGCCCGACCGG gctgcctCTTCCCTGCACTGAACCAGCGCCTCGCGGGCGGGTTACCAaagctgcggcggcggcggcag GTCCGCCGAGCCCAGCACACGGTTCACAGCGAGACCAAGTACATCGAGCTGGCGGTGGTGAACGACCACCAGCTG TTCCTGCAGTTCCGCAAGTCCGTGGTTCTCACCAGCAACTTCGCCAAGTCCGTGGTCAACCTGGCTGACATG ATCTACAAGGAGCAGCTCAACACCCGCATCGTGCTGGTGGCCATGGAGACGTGGGCCTCGGAGGACCGGATCCGGATGGGGGAGGACTCCCTGGAGACCCTGAACGAGTTCGTGAAGTACCGGCACGAGGGCCCGGCGGAGCAGAGCGACACCGTCCACCTCTTCTC GGGTCGGACCTTCCAGAGCAGCCGCAGCGGCACCGCCTTCGTGGGGGGCATCTGCTCGCCCGCCCGCGCCGGGGGTGTCAACGAG TACGGCAACGTGGCGGCCATGGCGGTGACGCTGGCGCAGACGCTGGGGCAGAACCTGGGCATGATGTGGAACAAGCACCGCGCGGCGGCAG gggACTGCCGGTGCCCGGACTCCTGGCTGGGCTGCATCATGGAGGACACAGG GTACTACCTCCCACGGAAGTTCTCCCGCTGCAGCATCGACGAGTACAACCAGTTCCTGCAGGACGGCGGTGGCAGCTGCCTCTTCAACAAACCCCTGAAG CTCCTGGACCCTCCGGAGTGCGGCAACGGCTTCgtggaggcaggagaggaatGTGACTGCGGCTCACTGGCG GAGTGCGCGAAGAGCGGGGGCAACTGCTGCAAGAAGTGCACGCTGACCCACGACGCCATGTGCAGCGACGGGCTCTGCTGCAAGGGCTGCAAG TACGAGCCACGCGGTGTGTCCTGCCGGGAGGCCGTGAACGAGTGCGACATCCCCGAGAGCTGCACCGGGGACTCCAGCCAG TGCCCCCCCAACCTCCACAAGCTGGACGGCTACTTCTGTGAAAACGAGCAG GGACGATGCTACGGCGGGCGCTGCAAAACCAGAGACCGGCAGTGCAACGCGCTGTGGGGCCGCG CCTCGGCCGAGCGTTTCTGCTACGAGAAGCTGAACGTGGAGGGGACCGAGAGGGGCAACTGCGGGCGCGAGGGCCTGGGCTGGCTGCAGTGCAACAAGCA GGACGTCCTCTGCGGCTTCCTCCTCTGCGCCAACATCTCGGGGGCGCCCCGGCTGGGCGAGCTCAGCGGGGAGATCGCCGCCACCACCTTCTTCCACCAGAACCGCTACGTGGACTGCAG GGGAGGCCACGTGCAGCTGGTGGACGGCTCGGACCTGAGCTACGTGGAGGACGGGACGCCCTGCGGGCCCGGCATGCTGTGTCTCGACCGCAAATGCCTTCCAGCCACCGCCTTTAACTTCAGCTCCTGCCCCGGCAGCTGGGACGGGAAGATCTGCTTCGACCACGGG GTTTGCAGCAATGAGGGGAAGTGCATCTGCCGGGCGGAGTGGACGGGGAAGGACTGCAGCGTCTACGACCCCATCCCTGAGCCGAAGCCGACGGGGGAGACGGAGCGATACAAGG GTCCCAGTGGCACCAATATCATTATCGGCTCCATTGCGGGGGCCGTGCTGGTGGCCGCCATCGTCCTaggggggacaggctggggatTTAA GAACATCCGCCGAGGAAGGTACGACCCGGCGCAACAGGGAGTGTAA